From a single Arachis hypogaea cultivar Tifrunner chromosome 3, arahy.Tifrunner.gnm2.J5K5, whole genome shotgun sequence genomic region:
- the LOC112733990 gene encoding glycosyltransferase family 92 protein RCOM_0530710-like: MYASSPTQRFSLSLLFNLSSSLLRSIMDSFSDQRRKRNHLSPPLFLSFSILLSLFLFLNHFHYSFHSSTSHSLLLSTPLRLHHGILFPHHVLLTLSNPHHTLPPPNHLQCLFYTPLNHLHVEPVLSTDRFDQLSSIVRCPLPATSSNFSAVDLRRRGDPGGGTLAALDNQTVLSWNNLAYVAELDGDTAVVFVKGLNLRPHRISDPTRFQCHFGLTGSQNAAFSITTKAVTVAQEVVRCSLPHSIKNYHDKAEEISQITVTVSHVTGHVRHPVREVMPSVARVHGYTARNNGGARKNKHELCACTMVWNQARALREWVMYHSWLGVERWFVYDNNSDADDGIDGVVKDLDAKGYNVSRVTWPWIKTQEAGFSHCALKAKEHCNWVAFFDVDEFFHFPNELGDRKNALRSVVSNLSSSNSVAEIRTECRSFGPSGLRSHPKRGVSLGYTCRVRSSERHKSIVRPEMIDASLLNVVHHFELREGYGHRNIGEGSMVVNHYKYQVWESFKAKFHRRAATYVVDWHQDLCKASKDRVPGLGTQAVEPADWRFRFCEVWDTGLRDFLLSNFVDPVTGLMPWETSNERED, translated from the coding sequence ATGTACGCCTCCTCTCCCACCCAACGCTTTTCACTATCTCTCTTATTtaacctctcttcttctcttctccgatCAATAATGGATTCATTCTCAGACCAACGCCGCAAGAGGAACCACCTCTCACCAcccctcttcctctctttctccaTACTACTCTCCCTATTCCTCTTCCTCAACCACTTTCACTACTCCTTCCACTCTTCCACCTCACACTCTCTTCTCCTATCAACGCCACTCCGACTCCATCATGGAATCCTCTTCCCTCATCACGTGCTCCTCACGCTCTCCAATCCCCACCACACTCTCCCCCCTCCCAACCACCTCCAATGCCTCTTCTACACCCCCCTCAACCACCTCCACGTTGAACCGGTCCTCTCCACCGACCGCTTCGACCAGTTGAGTTCCATAGTAAGGTGCCCTCTCCCTGCGACCAGCTCAAATTTCTCTGCCGTTGACTTGCGCCGCCGCGGGGACCCTGGTGGCGGAACTCTCGCCGCCCTCGACAACCAAACCGTTCTCAGCTGGAACAACCTGGCCTACGTGGCCGAACTCGACGGCGACACCGCCGTCGTCTTCGTCAAGGGACTCAACCTCCGTCCACACCGAATCTCCGACCCGACCAGATTCCAGTGCCACTTCGGACTCACCGGTTCCCAAAACGCTGCGTTTTCTATCACAACGAAAGCCGTCACCGTAGCTCAAGAAGTGGTAAGGTGCTCCTTGCCGCACTCCATCAAGAACTACCATGACAAAGCTGAGGAAATAAGTCAAATAACCGTAACGGTTAGTCACGTGACGGGTCACGTGAGACATCCGGTTCGCGAGGTGATGCCATCTGTCGCTAGGGTCCACGGATACACTGCTAGGAATAATGGTGGAGCACGGAAGAATAAGCACGAGTTGTGCGCGTGCACCATGGTGTGGAATCAAGCGCGCGCGTTGAGAGAGTGGGTTATGTACCACTCGTGGCTCGGCGTCGAACGGTGGTTCGTGTACGATAACAACAGCGACGCCGACGACGGAATTGACGGCGTCGTTAAGGATCTGGATGCTAAAGGCTACAACGTTAGTAGAGTGACGTGGCCTTGGATTAAGACGCAAGAAGCAGGGTTTTCGCATTGCGCTTTGAAGGCCAAAGAACACTGTAACTGGGTTGCGTTCTTCGACGTTGATGAATTCTTCCATTTCCCCAACGAATTGGGGGATAGAAAGAATGCACTGAGATCCGTGGTTTCGAACTTGTCATCTTCGAATTCGGTTGCGGAGATAAGAACAGAGTGTCGTAGTTTCGGCCCTTCTGGACTAAGGTCACACCCTAAACGAGGGGTGAGTTTAGGGTACACATGCAGGGTAAGGAGCAGCGAGAGGCACAAGTCAATAGTGAGGCCTGAAATGATTGACGCGAGTTTGTTGAATGTGGTGCATCATTTTGAGCTGAGGGAGGGTTACGGGCACAGGAACATTGGTGAGGGGAGTATGGTGGTGAACCACTATAAGTACCAAGTGTGGGAGAGTTTCAAGGCTAAGTTCCATAGGAGGGCTGCTACGTATGTTGTGGACTGGCATCAGGACCTTTGCAAAGCCTCCAAGGATCGGGTACCCGGTCTTGGAACTCAAGCTGTTGAACCGGCTGACTGGCGCTTCAGGTTTTGTGAGGTTTGGGATACTGGCCTCAGGGATTTTCTTCTTTCCAATTTTGTTGATCCGGTTACAGGGTTGATGCCTTGGGAAACAAGCAATGAGAGAGAGGACTAG
- the LOC112733991 gene encoding serine/threonine-protein phosphatase PP2A-2 catalytic subunit: MPSHADLDRQIEHLMECKPLSEAEVKALCDQARTVLVEEWNVQPVKCPVTVCGDIHGQFYDLVELFRIGGNAPDTNYLFMGDYVDRGYYSVETVTLLVALKVRYRDRITLTRGNHESRQITQVYGFYDECLRKYGNANVWKYFTDLFDYLPLTALIESQIFCLHGGLSPSLDTLDNIRALDRIQEVPHEGPMCDLLWSDPDDRCGWGISPRGAGYTFGQDIAAQFNHTNGLSLISRAHQLIMEGYNWCQDKNVVTVFSAPNYCYRCGNMAAIMEIGENMEQNFLQFDPAPRQIEPDTTRKTPDYFL; encoded by the exons ATGCCGTCACATGCGGATCTGGACCGTCAGATCGAGCACCTGATGGAGTGCAAGCCTCTGTCGGAGGCGGAGGTGAAAGCGCTGTGCGATCAGGCGCGGACGGTTCTGGTTGAGGAGTGGAACGTGCAACCGGTGAAGTGCCCTGTCACCGTCTGCGGCGACATTCACGGCCAGTTCTACGATCTCGTCGAGCTATTCCGCATAGGTGGCAATGCTCCTGATACCAATTACCTCTTCATGGGTGATTATGTAG ATCGCGGGTACTATTCTGTGGAGACTGTTACACTTCTGGTGGCCTTGAAAGTCCGCTACAGGGATAGAATTACACTTACCAGGGGAAATCATGAGAGCCGTCAAATTACTCAAGT GTACGGCTTCTATGATGAATGTTTAAGAAAATATGGAAACGCCAATGTCTGGAAATACTTTACTGACTTGTTTGATTATTTACCTCTGACTGCCCTTATTGAGAGCCAG ATTTTCTGCTTGCATGGAGGTCTCTCACCTTCTTTGGATACATTAGATAATATCAGGGCATTGGATCGTATACAAGAG GTTCCACATGAAGGACCAATGTGTGACCTCTTATGGTCAGATCCAGATGATCGCTGTGGATGGGGAATATCTCCACGTGGTGCTGGTTATACATTTGGACAAGATATAGCTGCTCAGTTTAATCATACCAATGGTCTCTCACTGATATCTAGAGCACACCAGCTTATTATGGAAGGATACAATTGGTGCCAG GACAAGAATGTGGTGACTGTATTTAGTGCTCCAAATTACTGTTACCGATGTGGGAACATGGCTGCAATAATGGAAATTGGAGAGAATATGGAGCAGAATTTTCTGCAGTTCGATCCAGCCCCCAGGCAAATTGAGCCTGACACTACACGCAAGACTCCAGATTATTTTTTGTAA